From the genome of Pelobacter propionicus DSM 2379, one region includes:
- a CDS encoding thermonuclease family protein, which produces MIRHLVKNIIVFALTLSCALPALAKEPLRIIEGAVSKVSDGDTIQVTDRSGNKVKVRFYGIDCPETEKGNKRTGKISKPGQPYGEEALQALQQKIERQNVRLEVMAVDRYHRVVSIVMFGNRNINKEMVADGWAWAYRQYLDRPYASEYIQAEAQARKAKKGLWQQNNPQPPWEFRKLLKKSRRDQN; this is translated from the coding sequence ATGATTCGGCATCTAGTTAAAAACATTATTGTATTTGCTCTCACCCTCTCTTGCGCCTTACCGGCCCTGGCCAAGGAACCCCTCCGGATCATCGAGGGAGCCGTTTCAAAGGTCAGCGACGGAGACACCATCCAGGTGACTGACCGCTCCGGTAATAAAGTCAAAGTTCGTTTTTATGGCATCGATTGCCCAGAGACAGAGAAAGGTAATAAACGAACAGGCAAAATCAGCAAGCCAGGTCAACCTTATGGAGAGGAAGCGCTTCAGGCTCTCCAGCAGAAAATCGAGCGGCAGAATGTCCGACTGGAAGTGATGGCCGTTGACCGATATCATCGAGTCGTCTCAATCGTGATGTTTGGCAACCGAAACATAAACAAGGAGATGGTTGCTGATGGTTGGGCCTGGGCATACCGTCAATACCTGGACCGGCCTTATGCCAGCGAATACATTCAGGCGGAGGCGCAGGCTAGGAAGGCAAAAAAAGGGTTGTGGCAGCAGAATAATCCGCAACCACCGTGGGAGTTCCGCAAGTTACTTAAAAAAAGCCGGCGAGATCAAAATTAG
- a CDS encoding Tn3 family transposase: MKRRWEREDLELHWGLLPPELKLLRNKSGATRLGFMLLLKFFQLEGRFPSAPHEIPEQAVIFLSEQTQVPPEAWQDYPWEGITIRRHRSEIRKWTGFREATLKDAKKLESWLLNDVLPTEHRYDRLKEAALSHCRTMRIEPPGPERLKRHIRAAAHAHETRFCEGVYQQLSSSVVERLEKLLRPQPIADGESEWTAWQNLKADPGKAGVESVKETAARLRLVREVGLPATLFAGVPPKLLERYAKRASVEEPFELRRHGKPLQATILAAYLHHRSEELTDHLVDLLVEIIHKMGKRAEKKVEEQLSGQLKKVPGKLGVLVRMAEACLNAPEGVVKQVIYPVASEDLLKTILQEIQNSGPAYHNTVRIALKRSYQSHYRRMLPELLGTLEFKCENARYKPVMDALAVLKAYLPHKAPSYPEGTKVPIEGVVRPIWMPLVIEAAGAPPKINRVAYEICVLKALREQLRCREIWVMGSRRYRNPDDDLPQDFEARREEYYADLGIPTDAKALTALIKEEMTRGLAALNEGMPGNSKVKILPKKGGRISVSPLEPQAEPESLGELKIEMARRWPMTSLLDVLKETDHQVAFTQFLRSGTEREHLDRRVLRRRLLLCLYGLGTNTGLKRMATGQGDDSPKDLQYVRRRFLSLEGLRHAIAQVVNATLDVRLPQIWGDATTSCASDSKQFGAWDQNLLTEWHNRYGGRCVMVYWHVEKKSTCIYSQFKRVSSSEAAAMIEGVLRHCTEMEVERQYVDSHGQSEVAFAFCRLLGFELMPRLKGIHRQRLYLPESGQTYPNIDLVLASRSINWDIIEQQLDAMVKHTVALKMGMVDAESILRRFTRSNIQHPAYKAFAELGKAIKTIFLCRYLGSEELRREIHEGLNVVENWNSANGFIFYGKGGELATNRREDQEMGLLCLHLLQASLVFINTLMIQRVLTGAPWSTTLGTRDLAALNPLLYHHINPYGVFDLDLDARLPLGDYMPTGAPAT, translated from the coding sequence GTGAAACGTCGTTGGGAAAGAGAAGATCTTGAACTGCATTGGGGGTTGCTGCCTCCAGAATTGAAGCTGCTCCGCAACAAGAGCGGTGCCACCCGGCTGGGTTTCATGCTTCTTTTGAAATTTTTCCAGTTGGAGGGGCGATTCCCGAGTGCTCCCCACGAAATTCCAGAACAGGCCGTGATCTTCCTATCCGAGCAAACCCAGGTTCCTCCTGAGGCTTGGCAAGATTACCCTTGGGAAGGAATTACCATCCGACGGCATCGCTCCGAAATCCGCAAATGGACGGGATTTCGTGAAGCTACCCTGAAAGATGCTAAAAAGTTGGAGTCCTGGCTCCTGAATGATGTTCTGCCTACGGAACATCGGTATGATCGTTTGAAGGAAGCGGCTTTGAGCCATTGCCGGACCATGCGGATTGAGCCGCCTGGCCCAGAGCGACTTAAACGCCATATCCGGGCTGCGGCTCATGCTCACGAAACCCGGTTCTGCGAAGGCGTCTACCAGCAGTTGTCATCGAGCGTGGTGGAACGGCTTGAAAAACTGTTGAGACCGCAACCAATCGCGGATGGCGAATCCGAGTGGACCGCCTGGCAAAACCTGAAGGCTGACCCTGGAAAGGCTGGCGTTGAAAGCGTCAAAGAGACCGCTGCCCGATTGAGGTTGGTGCGGGAAGTCGGGCTTCCAGCAACTCTTTTCGCAGGGGTTCCCCCAAAGCTCCTGGAACGATATGCCAAGCGGGCCTCCGTAGAAGAACCCTTCGAGCTTCGTCGTCATGGTAAACCTCTTCAGGCAACGATCCTCGCGGCATACCTCCACCATCGAAGCGAAGAATTGACTGACCACCTCGTGGATCTATTGGTGGAGATTATCCACAAGATGGGAAAACGGGCAGAAAAGAAGGTTGAGGAACAACTGTCCGGCCAACTCAAGAAGGTGCCCGGCAAGCTCGGAGTTCTGGTCCGCATGGCAGAAGCGTGTCTGAACGCGCCGGAAGGCGTGGTAAAACAGGTTATCTATCCGGTGGCTTCCGAAGATCTCTTGAAAACCATACTCCAAGAGATCCAAAACTCCGGTCCGGCTTACCATAACACTGTGAGGATTGCGCTCAAGCGCTCTTATCAATCACACTACCGGCGGATGCTCCCTGAGTTGCTGGGCACCTTGGAGTTCAAGTGCGAGAATGCCCGGTATAAGCCTGTGATGGATGCTCTGGCAGTGCTGAAGGCATATTTGCCGCACAAGGCGCCGTCTTATCCAGAAGGGACGAAGGTGCCCATCGAGGGAGTTGTTCGCCCCATATGGATGCCGTTGGTTATTGAAGCGGCTGGTGCTCCCCCGAAGATCAATCGCGTAGCTTACGAGATCTGCGTCCTGAAGGCGCTTCGCGAGCAGCTCCGGTGCCGGGAAATTTGGGTGATGGGCAGCCGCCGATATCGGAACCCAGATGATGACCTTCCCCAGGATTTCGAGGCCAGACGGGAGGAATATTACGCTGATTTAGGTATTCCCACGGACGCGAAAGCACTCACGGCTCTCATAAAAGAGGAAATGACCCGCGGTCTTGCAGCTCTGAATGAAGGGATGCCTGGCAATTCCAAAGTGAAAATTCTTCCTAAAAAAGGCGGGAGGATCTCAGTCTCACCCCTTGAGCCGCAGGCAGAACCGGAGAGCCTCGGTGAGCTCAAGATTGAAATGGCTCGCCGATGGCCCATGACGAGTCTCTTGGATGTCTTGAAGGAAACCGATCATCAAGTGGCTTTTACCCAATTCCTCCGGAGCGGAACCGAACGAGAGCACCTGGACCGTCGCGTGCTTCGTCGCCGCCTCCTACTCTGCCTCTATGGACTCGGCACCAATACTGGCCTCAAACGCATGGCAACAGGGCAAGGAGATGATTCCCCCAAGGACCTGCAGTATGTCCGGCGTCGTTTTCTTTCGCTCGAAGGTCTGCGTCATGCCATAGCCCAAGTGGTTAATGCAACCCTGGATGTCCGCCTGCCTCAGATATGGGGCGATGCTACCACGTCCTGCGCCTCGGATTCCAAGCAGTTCGGTGCCTGGGACCAGAACCTTCTCACGGAATGGCACAACCGTTATGGCGGGCGTTGTGTGATGGTCTACTGGCACGTCGAGAAGAAATCCACCTGCATCTACTCGCAGTTCAAACGTGTGTCCTCCTCAGAGGCCGCCGCCATGATCGAAGGGGTGTTGCGCCATTGCACAGAGATGGAGGTGGAGCGCCAATACGTGGATAGTCACGGGCAGAGTGAAGTTGCCTTCGCTTTCTGCCGTTTGCTGGGCTTCGAGTTGATGCCACGGCTCAAAGGCATCCATCGCCAACGACTTTATCTGCCTGAATCTGGACAGACCTATCCGAACATCGATTTGGTGTTAGCCTCAAGGTCCATCAACTGGGATATCATTGAGCAGCAACTTGACGCCATGGTGAAACATACCGTGGCCCTGAAAATGGGAATGGTCGATGCTGAGAGCATTCTGCGCCGCTTCACCCGATCAAACATCCAGCATCCGGCTTACAAAGCCTTCGCGGAACTTGGCAAAGCCATCAAGACGATTTTCCTGTGTCGCTATTTGGGCTCCGAGGAACTGCGGCGCGAGATCCACGAAGGCCTGAATGTCGTGGAAAACTGGAACAGCGCCAATGGGTTTATCTTCTATGGCAAAGGAGGCGAGTTGGCAACTAATCGACGAGAGGACCAGGAAATGGGCTTGCTCTGTTTGCATCTTCTCCAGGCGAGTCTCGTATTCATAAACACGCTGATGATACAGCGAGTTCTCACCGGCGCACCTTGGTCAACCACATTAGGGACGCGGGATCTGGCCGCCCTAAACCCACTGCTCTACCATCACATCAACCCCTACGGCGTCTTTGATCTGGATTTGGATGCGAGGCTTCCGCTTGGGGATTACATGCCGACGGGTGCCCCGGCTACTTGA
- a CDS encoding DUF3560 domain-containing protein gives MNGMTATYSPDDNKLRLYSMTRLDSETYTRVKTAGFKWAPKQDLFVAPMWTPAREDLLLELCEEIGDEDTSLVDRAEQRAERFEDYSDRRAGDSQKATAHVKSIADGIPFGQPILVGHHSEKHARKHAEQIENGMRKAVKMWDQAKYWTSRAAGALSHAKYKERPDVRARRIKTIEADKRKQERTRKEAEKFLKAYTDPEARGVTLKDGRELLPALLVTWEGGLSHEDTRRLEDGELDFETALEMATAAKRRVIEWCNRWISHYDNRLSYERAMLDEAGGTKADQTKPEKGGACKCWATGRGRGCWSKIVKVNKVSVTVLDNWGNGGRDFTRTMPFDKLSALMSAGQVEQARAEGRILGEDDRSLIISEDAPAKAPTPAAPEAMPAEIQAMKDSLKAGVQTVAVDQLFPTPPGIAAYMVELAEIEPGMDVLEPSAGTGNLIGAMGGSMFDHNPERGSVTAVEINQKLAARLETEFPLTAVHCADFLEWTGEQFDRIIANPPFVNGADIKHIRHAFGMLKPGGRLISLCANGPRQREEFKNIADLWETLPEGSFQEQGTGVSVALVVLRA, from the coding sequence ATGAACGGAATGACAGCGACCTACTCACCGGATGATAATAAACTGAGGCTTTATAGTATGACCCGGCTCGACTCCGAAACATACACCAGGGTTAAAACTGCCGGTTTCAAGTGGGCACCGAAACAGGATCTTTTTGTTGCTCCTATGTGGACGCCGGCAAGGGAAGATTTGCTTTTAGAACTTTGCGAGGAGATCGGCGACGAGGACACAAGCCTTGTTGACCGTGCCGAGCAGAGAGCGGAACGCTTCGAAGACTACAGCGACCGCAGAGCAGGGGACAGCCAGAAAGCAACGGCACACGTCAAGAGCATTGCCGACGGAATCCCGTTTGGTCAACCTATCCTTGTTGGGCATCATAGCGAGAAACACGCCCGAAAACATGCGGAGCAAATTGAAAACGGTATGAGGAAAGCCGTCAAAATGTGGGATCAGGCAAAATACTGGACCAGCCGCGCAGCCGGTGCGTTGTCACATGCCAAATACAAGGAACGTCCGGACGTTCGCGCACGGAGAATTAAAACCATTGAAGCGGACAAGCGAAAACAGGAACGGACCAGGAAGGAAGCTGAGAAGTTTTTAAAGGCTTACACGGACCCGGAAGCCCGAGGCGTAACTTTGAAAGATGGCCGCGAGCTTTTACCCGCGTTGCTCGTTACCTGGGAAGGTGGTTTATCTCACGAAGACACCCGCCGACTCGAAGACGGGGAGCTTGACTTTGAAACCGCCCTGGAAATGGCGACAGCTGCAAAGCGCCGGGTTATTGAATGGTGTAACCGCTGGATATCCCACTATGACAACCGGCTGTCTTATGAACGGGCAATGCTCGATGAGGCGGGAGGAACCAAGGCGGACCAGACCAAGCCGGAAAAGGGCGGCGCTTGCAAATGTTGGGCAACAGGTCGTGGCCGGGGCTGCTGGTCGAAGATCGTCAAGGTCAATAAGGTAAGCGTCACGGTCCTTGACAATTGGGGCAACGGCGGCCGAGACTTTACGCGCACCATGCCGTTTGACAAACTCAGCGCATTGATGAGCGCCGGCCAGGTTGAACAGGCCAGGGCCGAGGGCCGGATACTCGGCGAGGATGACCGCAGCCTGATAATCTCCGAGGACGCGCCGGCCAAGGCACCGACGCCGGCCGCACCGGAAGCAATGCCGGCCGAGATCCAGGCCATGAAAGACAGCCTCAAGGCAGGCGTGCAGACCGTGGCAGTTGATCAGCTCTTCCCGACGCCTCCAGGGATCGCGGCTTATATGGTCGAACTGGCAGAGATCGAGCCCGGCATGGATGTGCTGGAGCCGAGCGCAGGAACTGGAAACCTGATCGGCGCGATGGGCGGCAGCATGTTTGACCACAATCCGGAGCGGGGCAGCGTCACAGCGGTTGAAATCAATCAGAAATTAGCGGCAAGGCTTGAGACGGAATTTCCGCTGACAGCCGTGCATTGCGCCGATTTCCTTGAATGGACCGGCGAACAGTTCGACAGGATCATTGCAAACCCGCCTTTCGTGAACGGCGCCGACATCAAACACATCCGGCACGCCTTCGGGATGCTGAAGCCTGGGGGCCGCTTGATATCTCTTTGCGCGAACGGTCCACGCCAGCGGGAAGAGTTTAAAAATATTGCGGATCTTTGGGAAACATTACCTGAAGGAAGTTTTCAGGAGCAAGGAACCGGCGTGAGCGTTGCCCTTGTGGTTTTAAGAGCATAA